In Papio anubis isolate 15944 chromosome 20, Panubis1.0, whole genome shotgun sequence, a single window of DNA contains:
- the ZFR2 gene encoding zinc finger RNA-binding protein 2 isoform X4, with protein sequence MAASHYFGFAQGSDLQYSAQTPTLPLLTTGASYTAQPTPGMDPAANPAFPPAAPAGYSGYQPHSSQEFTYGSRPQEPVPTTTTMATYQDSYSYGQSVAARSYEDRPYFQPPALQPGRMTATDSCQPGTQEACRQPSPHGGHSCAQPPQQAPRVEAGQPASALSSGYTYPTATGVQPESSVSIVTSYPAPSYDPTCTAYTAPSYPSYDASVYSAASPFYPPAQPPPPPGPLQQLPPPPTPAGSGSSPRADSKPPLPSKLPRPKAGPRQLQLHYCDICKISCAGPQTYREHLGGQKHRKKEAAQKTGVQPNGSPRGVQAQLHCDLCAVSCTGADAYTAHIRGAKHQKVFKLHTKLGKPIPTLEPAPAAESTPGVEAKPTSATGPSVCAPSRPALTKRPVALKASCQGPPELQIAGCRPQRGRTAQPKSEGPGAPAQGGSEEAPLGCSDAQPVGPEYVEEVCSEEGRVLRFQCKLCECSFNDLNAKDLHVRGRRHRLQYRKKVNPDLPIATEPSSRARKLLEERMRKQRHLAEERLEQLRRWHVERRRLEEEPSQDMPPHAPSDWAHSLLMGRPEPPTSAQLQPGRRPASSDDRHVMCKHATIYPTEQELLAVQRAVSHAERALKLVSDTLAEEDQGSGEEEGGKRSSVAPPARVLKGVMRVGILAKGLLLRGDRNVRLALLCSKKPTHSLLRRIAQQLPRQLQMVTEDEYEVSSDPEANIVISSCEEPRMQVTVSITSPLMREDPSTDPEGVEKPQADPGDVLSSEKCLESLAALRHARWFQARASSLQPCVIVIRVLRDLCRRVPTWAALPAWAMELLVEKAVSSAAGPLGPGDAVRRVLECVATGTLLTDGPGLQDPCERDQTDALEPMTLQEREDVTASAQHALRMLAFRQTHKVLGMDLLPPRHRLGARFRKRQRGPGEAEEGPGEKKRGQRDGEGLV encoded by the exons CGCCCAGACTCCAACTCTTCCCCTGCTCACCACGGGGGCCAGCTATACTGCACAGCCCACTCCTGGGATGGACCCCGCCGCAAACCCGGCCTTTCCCCCAGCTGCCCCAGCAGGGTACAGTGGATACCAGCCCCACTCCAGCCAGGAGTTCACCTACGGCAGCCGACCCCAGGAGCCCGTCCCCACGACCACCACCATGGCTACCTACCAG GACAGTTACAGCTACGGACAGTCGGTGGCTGCCAGGAGCTACGAGGACAGGCCGTACTTCCAGcctcctgccctccagcctgggcgcatgaCAGCCACAGACTCCTGCCAGCCAG GGACCCAAGAGGCCTGCAGGCAGCCCAGCCCCCATGGCGGTCACAGCTGCGCTCAGCCCCCACAACAGGCGCCCAGAGTGGAGGCCGGACAGCCAGCCAGCGCCCTGTCCTCGGGATACACCTACCCCACGGCGACAGGCGTCCAGCCCGAGTCCTCGGTGTCCATCGTGACCTCCTACCCCGCGCCCTCCTACGATCCCACCTGCACCGCCTATACGG CACCAAGCTACCCGAGCTATGACGCATCGGTGTACTCCGCCGCCAGCCCTTTCTATCCTCCAGCGCAGCCCCCGCCTCCCCCGGGACCCCTGCAGCAGCTGCCCCCGCCGCCCACGCCCGCAGGCTCTGGAAGCAGCCCCAGGGCCGACTCGAAGCCGCCGCTTCCCAGCAAACTGCCGAGACCCAAGGCCGGGCCCAGGCAGCTCCAGCTTCACTACTGCGACATCTGCAAGATCAGCTGCGCGGGCCCCCAG ACCTACCGGGAACATCTGGGAGGGCAGAAGCACAGAAAGAAGGAGGCGGCCCAGAAGACAGGCGTGCAGCCCAACGGGAGCCCGCGCGGGGTGCAGGCGCAGCTACATTGTGACCTGTGCGCCGTGTCCTGCACTGGGGCAGACGCCTACACGGCCCACATCCGGGGAGCCAAGCACCAGAAG GTCTTCAAGCTGCACACCAAACTGGGGAAGCCCATTCCCACCCTGGAGCCTGCACCGGCCGCAGAGAGCACCCCCGGGGTGGAGGCCAAGCCCACATCTGCCACTGGCCCCAGCGTGTGTGCCCCGAGCAGGCCAGCACTGACCAAGAGACCCGTGGCCTTGAAGGCCTCATGCCAGG GGCCTCCTGAGCTGCAGATAGCAGGCTGCCGACCCCAGAGGGGGAGAACAGCCCAACCCAAATCAGAGGGTCCTGGAGCACCCGCCCAAGGAGGCTCGGAGGAAGCTCCCCTGGGCTGCTCTGATGCGCAGCCAGTGGGCCCAGAATATGTGGAGGAG GTGTGCAGCGAGGAAGGGCGAGTGCTTCGCTTCCAGTGTAAGCTGTGTGAGTGCAGTTTCAACGACCTTAACGCCAAGGACCTGCACGTGAGGGGACGGCGGCACCGGCTGCAGTACCGG AAGAAAGTGAACCCAGACCTTCCCATTGCCACGGAGCCCAGCAGCCGGGCTCGGAAGCTCCTGGAGGAGCGGATGAGGAAGCAGCGGCACCTGGCGGAGGAGCGGCTGGAGCAACTGCGGCGCTGGCACGTGGAGAGGAG GCGGCTGGAGGAGGAGCCTTCCCAGGACATGCCGCCCCACGCACCATCCGACTGGGCCCACTCTCTGCTCATGGGCAGGCCGGAGCCACCTACCAGCGCCCAACTCCAG CCCGGGCGGCGGCCGGCATCCAGCGACGACCGGCACGTCATGTGCAAGCACGCCACCATCTACCCCACGGAGCAGGAGCTCCTCGCCGTGCAGAGGGCCGTGTCCCACGCCGAGCGGGCCCTCAAGCTGGTGTCTGACACGCTGGCCGAGGAGGACCAGGGCAGCGGAGAGGAAGAGGGCGGCAAGCGCAG CAGCGTTGCCCCCCCGGCTCGGGTCCTGAAAGGCGTCATGCGGGTGGGCATCCTGGCGAAAGGCCTCCTCCTGCGTGGGGACAGGAACGTGCGCCTCGCTCTGCTCTGTTCCAAGAAGCCCACGCACAGCCTGCTGCGGAGGATCGCCCAGCAGCTGCCCCggcagctccag ATGGTGACCGAGGATGAGTATGAGGTCTCCTCTGACCCTGAAGCCAACATTGTCATCTCCTCCTGCGAGGAGCCCAGGATGCAGGTCACCGTATCCATCACCTCACCCCTGATGCGAGAGGACCCCTCCACAGACCCAG AAGGCGTGGAGAAGCCTCAGGCTGACCCAGGTGATGTCCTGAGCTCCGAGAAGTGCCTCGAGTCCCTGGCCGCCCTCCGTCATGCCCGGTGGTTTCAG GCTCGAGCCAGCAGCCTGCAGCCATGCGTGATCGTCATCAGGGTCCTGAGGGACCTCTGCCGGCGTGTGCCCACCTGGGCAGCCCTGCCAGCCTGG GCCATGGAGCTGCTGGTGGAGAAGGCTGTGAGCAGTGCGGCGGGGCCCCTGGGCCCTGGGGACGCGGTCAGGCGAGTCCTGGAGTGCGTGGCCACCGGGACGCTCCTGACAG ATGGGCCCGGACTCCAGGATCCCTGCGAGAGAGACCAGACAGACGCCCTCGAGCCCATGACCCTCCAAGAGCGGGAAGACGTGACCGCCAGCGCCCAG CACGCCCTGAGAATGCTGGCCTTCCGGCAGACCCACAAGGTCCTGGGCATGGATCTCCTGCCACCCAGACACCGGCTTGGGGCCCGCTTCCGGAAGAGGCAGCGGGGACCTGGCGAGGCCGAGGAGGGCCCAGGGGAGAAGAAGCGGGGCCAGCGGGATGGAGAGGGGCTcgtgtga
- the ZFR2 gene encoding zinc finger RNA-binding protein 2 isoform X5, whose translation MAASHYFGFAQGSDLQYSAQTPTLPLLTTGASYTAQPTPGMDPAANPAFPPAAPAGYSGYQPHSSQEFTYGSRPQEPVPTTTTMATYQDSYSYGQSVAARSYEDRPYFQPPALQPGRMTATDSCQPGTQEACRQPSPHGGHSCAQPPQQAPRVEAGQPASALSSGYTYPTATGVQPESSVSIVTSYPAPSYDPTCTAYTAPSYPSYDASVYSAASPFYPPAQPPPPPGPLQQLPPPPTPAGSGSSPRADSKPPLPSKLPRPKAGPRQLQLHYCDICKISCAGPQTYREHLGGQKHRKKEAAQKTGVQPNGSPRGVQAQLHCDLCAVSCTGADAYTAHIRGAKHQKVFKLHTKLGKPIPTLEPAPAAESTPGVEAKPTSATGPSVCAPSRPALTKRPVALKASCQGPPELQIAGCRPQRGRTAQPKSEGPGAPAQGGSEEAPLGCSDAQPVGPEYVEEVCSEEGRVLRFQCKLCECSFNDLNAKDLHVRGRRHRLQYRKKVNPDLPIATEPSSRARKLLEERMRKQRHLAEERLEQLRRWHVERRRLEEEPSQDMPPHAPSDWAHSLLMGRPEPPTSAQLQPGRRPASSDDRHVMCKHATIYPTEQELLAVQRAVSHAERALKLVSDTLAEEDQGSGEEEGGKRSSVAPPARVLKGVMRVGILAKGLLLRGDRNVRLALLCSKKPTHSLLRRIAQQLPRQLQMVTEDEYEVSSDPEANIVISSCEEPRMQVTVSITSPLMREDPSTDPGVEKPQADPGDVLSSEKCLESLAALRHARWFQARASSLQPCVIVIRVLRDLCRRVPTWAALPAWAMELLVEKAVSSAAGPLGPGDAVRRVLECVATGTLLTDGPGLQDPCERDQTDALEPMTLQEREDVTASAQHALRMLAFRQTHKVLGMDLLPPRHRLGARFRKRQRGPGEAEEGPGEKKRGQRDGEGLV comes from the exons CGCCCAGACTCCAACTCTTCCCCTGCTCACCACGGGGGCCAGCTATACTGCACAGCCCACTCCTGGGATGGACCCCGCCGCAAACCCGGCCTTTCCCCCAGCTGCCCCAGCAGGGTACAGTGGATACCAGCCCCACTCCAGCCAGGAGTTCACCTACGGCAGCCGACCCCAGGAGCCCGTCCCCACGACCACCACCATGGCTACCTACCAG GACAGTTACAGCTACGGACAGTCGGTGGCTGCCAGGAGCTACGAGGACAGGCCGTACTTCCAGcctcctgccctccagcctgggcgcatgaCAGCCACAGACTCCTGCCAGCCAG GGACCCAAGAGGCCTGCAGGCAGCCCAGCCCCCATGGCGGTCACAGCTGCGCTCAGCCCCCACAACAGGCGCCCAGAGTGGAGGCCGGACAGCCAGCCAGCGCCCTGTCCTCGGGATACACCTACCCCACGGCGACAGGCGTCCAGCCCGAGTCCTCGGTGTCCATCGTGACCTCCTACCCCGCGCCCTCCTACGATCCCACCTGCACCGCCTATACGG CACCAAGCTACCCGAGCTATGACGCATCGGTGTACTCCGCCGCCAGCCCTTTCTATCCTCCAGCGCAGCCCCCGCCTCCCCCGGGACCCCTGCAGCAGCTGCCCCCGCCGCCCACGCCCGCAGGCTCTGGAAGCAGCCCCAGGGCCGACTCGAAGCCGCCGCTTCCCAGCAAACTGCCGAGACCCAAGGCCGGGCCCAGGCAGCTCCAGCTTCACTACTGCGACATCTGCAAGATCAGCTGCGCGGGCCCCCAG ACCTACCGGGAACATCTGGGAGGGCAGAAGCACAGAAAGAAGGAGGCGGCCCAGAAGACAGGCGTGCAGCCCAACGGGAGCCCGCGCGGGGTGCAGGCGCAGCTACATTGTGACCTGTGCGCCGTGTCCTGCACTGGGGCAGACGCCTACACGGCCCACATCCGGGGAGCCAAGCACCAGAAG GTCTTCAAGCTGCACACCAAACTGGGGAAGCCCATTCCCACCCTGGAGCCTGCACCGGCCGCAGAGAGCACCCCCGGGGTGGAGGCCAAGCCCACATCTGCCACTGGCCCCAGCGTGTGTGCCCCGAGCAGGCCAGCACTGACCAAGAGACCCGTGGCCTTGAAGGCCTCATGCCAGG GGCCTCCTGAGCTGCAGATAGCAGGCTGCCGACCCCAGAGGGGGAGAACAGCCCAACCCAAATCAGAGGGTCCTGGAGCACCCGCCCAAGGAGGCTCGGAGGAAGCTCCCCTGGGCTGCTCTGATGCGCAGCCAGTGGGCCCAGAATATGTGGAGGAG GTGTGCAGCGAGGAAGGGCGAGTGCTTCGCTTCCAGTGTAAGCTGTGTGAGTGCAGTTTCAACGACCTTAACGCCAAGGACCTGCACGTGAGGGGACGGCGGCACCGGCTGCAGTACCGG AAGAAAGTGAACCCAGACCTTCCCATTGCCACGGAGCCCAGCAGCCGGGCTCGGAAGCTCCTGGAGGAGCGGATGAGGAAGCAGCGGCACCTGGCGGAGGAGCGGCTGGAGCAACTGCGGCGCTGGCACGTGGAGAGGAG GCGGCTGGAGGAGGAGCCTTCCCAGGACATGCCGCCCCACGCACCATCCGACTGGGCCCACTCTCTGCTCATGGGCAGGCCGGAGCCACCTACCAGCGCCCAACTCCAG CCCGGGCGGCGGCCGGCATCCAGCGACGACCGGCACGTCATGTGCAAGCACGCCACCATCTACCCCACGGAGCAGGAGCTCCTCGCCGTGCAGAGGGCCGTGTCCCACGCCGAGCGGGCCCTCAAGCTGGTGTCTGACACGCTGGCCGAGGAGGACCAGGGCAGCGGAGAGGAAGAGGGCGGCAAGCGCAG CAGCGTTGCCCCCCCGGCTCGGGTCCTGAAAGGCGTCATGCGGGTGGGCATCCTGGCGAAAGGCCTCCTCCTGCGTGGGGACAGGAACGTGCGCCTCGCTCTGCTCTGTTCCAAGAAGCCCACGCACAGCCTGCTGCGGAGGATCGCCCAGCAGCTGCCCCggcagctccag ATGGTGACCGAGGATGAGTATGAGGTCTCCTCTGACCCTGAAGCCAACATTGTCATCTCCTCCTGCGAGGAGCCCAGGATGCAGGTCACCGTATCCATCACCTCACCCCTGATGCGAGAGGACCCCTCCACAGACCCAG GCGTGGAGAAGCCTCAGGCTGACCCAGGTGATGTCCTGAGCTCCGAGAAGTGCCTCGAGTCCCTGGCCGCCCTCCGTCATGCCCGGTGGTTTCAG GCTCGAGCCAGCAGCCTGCAGCCATGCGTGATCGTCATCAGGGTCCTGAGGGACCTCTGCCGGCGTGTGCCCACCTGGGCAGCCCTGCCAGCCTGG GCCATGGAGCTGCTGGTGGAGAAGGCTGTGAGCAGTGCGGCGGGGCCCCTGGGCCCTGGGGACGCGGTCAGGCGAGTCCTGGAGTGCGTGGCCACCGGGACGCTCCTGACAG ATGGGCCCGGACTCCAGGATCCCTGCGAGAGAGACCAGACAGACGCCCTCGAGCCCATGACCCTCCAAGAGCGGGAAGACGTGACCGCCAGCGCCCAG CACGCCCTGAGAATGCTGGCCTTCCGGCAGACCCACAAGGTCCTGGGCATGGATCTCCTGCCACCCAGACACCGGCTTGGGGCCCGCTTCCGGAAGAGGCAGCGGGGACCTGGCGAGGCCGAGGAGGGCCCAGGGGAGAAGAAGCGGGGCCAGCGGGATGGAGAGGGGCTcgtgtga
- the ZFR2 gene encoding zinc finger RNA-binding protein 2 isoform X1, translating into MAASHYFGFAQGSDLQYSAQTPTLPLLTTGASYTAQPTPGMDPAANPAFPPAAPAGYSGYQPHSSQEFTYGSRPQEPVPTTTTMATYQDSYSYGQSVAARSYEDRPYFQPPALQPGRMTATDSCQPGTQEACRQPSPHGGHSCAQPPQQAPRVEAGQPASALSSGYTYPTATGVQPESSVSIVTSYPAPSYDPTCTAYTAPSYPSYDASVYSAASPFYPPAQPPPPPGPLQQLPPPPTPAGSGSSPRADSKPPLPSKLPRPKAGPRQLQLHYCDICKISCAGPQTYREHLGGQKHRKKEAAQKTGVQPNGSPRGVQAQLHCDLCAVSCTGADAYTAHIRGAKHQKVFKLHTKLGKPIPTLEPAPAAESTPGVEAKPTSATGPSVCAPSRPALTKRPVALKASCQGPPELQIAGCRPQRGRTAQPKSEGPGAPAQGGSEEAPLGCSDAQPVGPEYVEEVCSEEGRVLRFQCKLCECSFNDLNAKDLHVRGRRHRLQYRKKVNPDLPIATEPSSRARKLLEERMRKQRHLAEERLEQLRRWHVERRRLEEEPSQDMPPHAPSDWAHSLLMGRPEPPTSAQLQPGRRPASSDDRHVMCKHATIYPTEQELLAVQRAVSHAERALKLVSDTLAEEDQGSGEEEGGKRSSVAPPARVLKGVMRVGILAKGLLLRGDRNVRLALLCSKKPTHSLLRRIAQQLPRQLQMVTEDEYEVSSDPEANIVISSCEEPRMQVTVSITSPLMREDPSTDPEGVEKPQADPGDVLSSEKCLESLAALRHARWFQARASSLQPCVIVIRVLRDLCRRVPTWAALPAWAMELLVEKAVSSAAGPLGPGDAVRRVLECVATGTLLTGQSPGQRAQKVGSKPMAVVQTAGVTDTEEVSSPGTRAAHDTHMLPAGRQTGPRPWRTPPCTQGTDTQVPEGRSQPPPRRQRLCYLVATPAGGGTEPPRRLSSKDYPEGTARSSDDRGRRVAQHSAFYTSRGKRTRQDTLV; encoded by the exons CGCCCAGACTCCAACTCTTCCCCTGCTCACCACGGGGGCCAGCTATACTGCACAGCCCACTCCTGGGATGGACCCCGCCGCAAACCCGGCCTTTCCCCCAGCTGCCCCAGCAGGGTACAGTGGATACCAGCCCCACTCCAGCCAGGAGTTCACCTACGGCAGCCGACCCCAGGAGCCCGTCCCCACGACCACCACCATGGCTACCTACCAG GACAGTTACAGCTACGGACAGTCGGTGGCTGCCAGGAGCTACGAGGACAGGCCGTACTTCCAGcctcctgccctccagcctgggcgcatgaCAGCCACAGACTCCTGCCAGCCAG GGACCCAAGAGGCCTGCAGGCAGCCCAGCCCCCATGGCGGTCACAGCTGCGCTCAGCCCCCACAACAGGCGCCCAGAGTGGAGGCCGGACAGCCAGCCAGCGCCCTGTCCTCGGGATACACCTACCCCACGGCGACAGGCGTCCAGCCCGAGTCCTCGGTGTCCATCGTGACCTCCTACCCCGCGCCCTCCTACGATCCCACCTGCACCGCCTATACGG CACCAAGCTACCCGAGCTATGACGCATCGGTGTACTCCGCCGCCAGCCCTTTCTATCCTCCAGCGCAGCCCCCGCCTCCCCCGGGACCCCTGCAGCAGCTGCCCCCGCCGCCCACGCCCGCAGGCTCTGGAAGCAGCCCCAGGGCCGACTCGAAGCCGCCGCTTCCCAGCAAACTGCCGAGACCCAAGGCCGGGCCCAGGCAGCTCCAGCTTCACTACTGCGACATCTGCAAGATCAGCTGCGCGGGCCCCCAG ACCTACCGGGAACATCTGGGAGGGCAGAAGCACAGAAAGAAGGAGGCGGCCCAGAAGACAGGCGTGCAGCCCAACGGGAGCCCGCGCGGGGTGCAGGCGCAGCTACATTGTGACCTGTGCGCCGTGTCCTGCACTGGGGCAGACGCCTACACGGCCCACATCCGGGGAGCCAAGCACCAGAAG GTCTTCAAGCTGCACACCAAACTGGGGAAGCCCATTCCCACCCTGGAGCCTGCACCGGCCGCAGAGAGCACCCCCGGGGTGGAGGCCAAGCCCACATCTGCCACTGGCCCCAGCGTGTGTGCCCCGAGCAGGCCAGCACTGACCAAGAGACCCGTGGCCTTGAAGGCCTCATGCCAGG GGCCTCCTGAGCTGCAGATAGCAGGCTGCCGACCCCAGAGGGGGAGAACAGCCCAACCCAAATCAGAGGGTCCTGGAGCACCCGCCCAAGGAGGCTCGGAGGAAGCTCCCCTGGGCTGCTCTGATGCGCAGCCAGTGGGCCCAGAATATGTGGAGGAG GTGTGCAGCGAGGAAGGGCGAGTGCTTCGCTTCCAGTGTAAGCTGTGTGAGTGCAGTTTCAACGACCTTAACGCCAAGGACCTGCACGTGAGGGGACGGCGGCACCGGCTGCAGTACCGG AAGAAAGTGAACCCAGACCTTCCCATTGCCACGGAGCCCAGCAGCCGGGCTCGGAAGCTCCTGGAGGAGCGGATGAGGAAGCAGCGGCACCTGGCGGAGGAGCGGCTGGAGCAACTGCGGCGCTGGCACGTGGAGAGGAG GCGGCTGGAGGAGGAGCCTTCCCAGGACATGCCGCCCCACGCACCATCCGACTGGGCCCACTCTCTGCTCATGGGCAGGCCGGAGCCACCTACCAGCGCCCAACTCCAG CCCGGGCGGCGGCCGGCATCCAGCGACGACCGGCACGTCATGTGCAAGCACGCCACCATCTACCCCACGGAGCAGGAGCTCCTCGCCGTGCAGAGGGCCGTGTCCCACGCCGAGCGGGCCCTCAAGCTGGTGTCTGACACGCTGGCCGAGGAGGACCAGGGCAGCGGAGAGGAAGAGGGCGGCAAGCGCAG CAGCGTTGCCCCCCCGGCTCGGGTCCTGAAAGGCGTCATGCGGGTGGGCATCCTGGCGAAAGGCCTCCTCCTGCGTGGGGACAGGAACGTGCGCCTCGCTCTGCTCTGTTCCAAGAAGCCCACGCACAGCCTGCTGCGGAGGATCGCCCAGCAGCTGCCCCggcagctccag ATGGTGACCGAGGATGAGTATGAGGTCTCCTCTGACCCTGAAGCCAACATTGTCATCTCCTCCTGCGAGGAGCCCAGGATGCAGGTCACCGTATCCATCACCTCACCCCTGATGCGAGAGGACCCCTCCACAGACCCAG AAGGCGTGGAGAAGCCTCAGGCTGACCCAGGTGATGTCCTGAGCTCCGAGAAGTGCCTCGAGTCCCTGGCCGCCCTCCGTCATGCCCGGTGGTTTCAG GCTCGAGCCAGCAGCCTGCAGCCATGCGTGATCGTCATCAGGGTCCTGAGGGACCTCTGCCGGCGTGTGCCCACCTGGGCAGCCCTGCCAGCCTGG GCCATGGAGCTGCTGGTGGAGAAGGCTGTGAGCAGTGCGGCGGGGCCCCTGGGCCCTGGGGACGCGGTCAGGCGAGTCCTGGAGTGCGTGGCCACCGGGACGCTCCTGACAGGTCAGTCGCCGGGCCAGAGGGCCCAGAAGGTGGGCAGCAAACCCATGGCCGTGGTACAAACAGCTGGGGTCACAGACACAGAGGAAGTGTCCAGCCCAGGCACGAGAGCGGCCCACGACACACACATGCTCCCAGCAGGAAGGCAGACAGGGCCACGGCCATGGAGGACACCACCCTGCACGCAGGGCACAGACACACAGGTCCCCGAAGGGAGGTCTCAGCCTCCACCCAGGAGACAACGGTTATGTTATCTAGTGGCCACGCCCGCCGGCGGCGGCACAGAGCCACCCCGGCGCCTGTCCTCCAAAGATTATCCAGAGGGAACAGCCAGGAGCTCAGATGACAGGGGGCGCAGAGTTGCCCAGCACAGTGCATTCTACACCAGCAGAGGGAAGAGAACGCGGCAGGACACACTCGTGTGA